The Parvibaculaceae bacterium PLY_AMNH_Bact1 genome window below encodes:
- a CDS encoding molybdopterin-binding/glycosyltransferase family 2 protein (Derived by automated computational analysis using gene prediction method: Protein Homology.), giving the protein MKFGSLSVAKAEGVVLAHSVRAGDKTLKKGLVLSGEDIETLSSAGIATIYAAELEPDDIPEDEAAATIAAALTGPHTRTDIAFTGRANLYATASGVLCLNEATINEINSLDESITVATLANFEAAAEGQMLATVKIIPYAAPKKLVDQAVTLASDTSPALELQPFKFKRAALILTSVDGTKQSVLTKSETVIRSRLESLGVTLDNVQTCQHNETSLMATLQEVPTNVEMILVLGASATGDRHDVVPASIKKSGGVVKYFGMPVDPGNLLLLAELNNRPVIGLPGCARSPKLNGADWVLQRLVAGLRVEPRDIQSMGVGGLLKEIPSRPQPRDAKHAKEHSPRVAAIILGGGRSTRMGPTNKLTSSFEGKPLIAHVADAALASNADGIILVTGHEKDEVLKALAGRPMSYAHNPDYADGLSTSIKAGIKAATELDPPVDAAVILLGDMPLINADLINRLIVEHAPADDKFICVPVVGKKRGNPVLWDASFFNDLLNLSGDVGAKALMAQNADLVSEVPFDDDAPLTDFDTPEALRQHRAD; this is encoded by the coding sequence ATGAAATTCGGCTCCTTATCCGTGGCAAAGGCAGAAGGCGTGGTGCTCGCGCATTCTGTGCGTGCTGGCGACAAGACCCTGAAAAAGGGTCTTGTTCTGAGCGGTGAAGACATTGAAACGCTCTCAAGCGCAGGCATCGCAACGATCTACGCGGCTGAGTTGGAACCAGACGACATACCAGAAGACGAAGCAGCCGCGACGATTGCAGCCGCACTCACGGGCCCCCACACGCGCACGGACATAGCCTTCACAGGACGCGCCAATCTCTATGCAACCGCGTCAGGTGTCCTCTGTCTGAATGAAGCGACCATCAACGAAATCAATAGCCTGGATGAATCCATCACGGTCGCAACACTCGCAAATTTCGAGGCGGCAGCCGAAGGGCAAATGTTGGCTACTGTAAAAATCATTCCCTATGCCGCACCAAAGAAACTGGTCGATCAGGCAGTCACTTTGGCGTCTGATACTTCGCCCGCGCTGGAGCTGCAGCCTTTTAAGTTCAAAAGAGCGGCTCTCATCCTCACAAGCGTCGATGGGACCAAACAGTCTGTTCTGACCAAATCAGAAACCGTTATCCGGTCAAGACTTGAGAGCCTCGGTGTTACGTTGGACAACGTGCAGACGTGCCAACATAACGAAACATCACTTATGGCTACGCTTCAAGAGGTGCCGACCAACGTTGAGATGATCCTGGTCCTTGGTGCATCAGCAACCGGTGACCGGCACGATGTCGTTCCAGCGTCCATCAAAAAATCCGGGGGGGTAGTCAAATATTTTGGCATGCCGGTTGATCCAGGAAATCTGTTGCTCCTGGCTGAGCTGAACAATAGGCCCGTGATTGGGCTCCCCGGCTGCGCAAGGTCCCCCAAACTAAATGGCGCCGATTGGGTGTTGCAGCGCCTGGTTGCCGGACTGAGAGTGGAACCTCGAGATATTCAATCGATGGGCGTCGGAGGTCTGTTGAAAGAAATTCCTTCCCGACCACAACCCCGCGATGCCAAACACGCCAAGGAACACTCACCTCGTGTCGCAGCAATCATTCTTGGCGGTGGCCGCTCCACCCGTATGGGACCAACCAATAAACTCACAAGCAGCTTTGAGGGCAAACCGTTGATTGCCCATGTAGCCGATGCCGCTCTGGCATCAAACGCCGATGGTATCATCCTTGTGACAGGCCATGAAAAAGATGAGGTGCTGAAAGCCCTTGCAGGTCGGCCCATGTCATATGCTCACAACCCCGATTATGCGGACGGATTGAGCACCTCCATCAAAGCGGGCATCAAAGCGGCCACAGAGCTTGACCCGCCGGTAGACGCGGCAGTGATCCTCCTCGGTGATATGCCGCTTATCAACGCAGATCTCATCAACCGCTTGATCGTTGAGCACGCTCCTGCAGACGATAAGTTCATTTGCGTCCCCGTCGTAGGCAAAAAGCGAGGGAACCCCGTTTTGTGGGACGCCTCCTTCTTCAACGACCTTCTCAACTTAAGTGGAGACGTTGGGGCAAAGGCACTGATGGCACAGAATGCAGACCTTGTGTCCGAGGTACCCTTCGACGACGATGCTCCCCTCACTGATTTCGATACACCCGAGGCGTTGCGGCAACATCGAGCTGATTAG
- a CDS encoding carbon monoxide dehydrogenase subunit G (Derived by automated computational analysis using gene prediction method: Protein Homology.) has protein sequence MEMTGEFRIPAPQADVWAALNDPEVLQQSIPGAESVEKTSDTEFAAVAKAKVGPVSAKFKGSVTLSDIDAPNGYKISGEGSGGAAGFAKGSAIVKLTPDGDGTLLSYEVQATVGGKLAQVGQRFIDSTAKKMADEFFTSFAAITGGTTEEEVDAIAPTHVPLVPDEEAGLGLAPWMWGTLVIAGALIAIYVVTM, from the coding sequence ATGGAAATGACTGGCGAATTCCGTATTCCAGCCCCTCAAGCCGACGTTTGGGCCGCGCTGAATGACCCCGAGGTGCTTCAACAGTCCATTCCTGGCGCTGAGAGCGTTGAAAAAACCAGCGACACGGAGTTCGCAGCTGTTGCAAAAGCGAAGGTCGGGCCTGTCAGCGCCAAATTCAAAGGCAGTGTGACACTCTCAGACATAGACGCTCCCAACGGGTACAAAATCAGCGGCGAAGGGTCAGGCGGCGCAGCAGGCTTTGCCAAAGGCTCGGCTATCGTGAAACTTACACCAGACGGCGACGGCACTCTTCTGAGCTATGAGGTCCAGGCGACGGTTGGCGGCAAGCTCGCGCAAGTTGGGCAGCGATTTATTGACTCGACAGCCAAGAAAATGGCGGATGAGTTCTTCACATCTTTTGCGGCGATTACAGGCGGCACCACGGAAGAAGAAGTTGATGCTATTGCACCAACCCATGTGCCCCTCGTGCCTGATGAAGAAGCAGGTCTCGGATTGGCCCCCTGGATGTGGGGCACACTTGTGATCGCTGGCGCATTGATTGCGATCTACGTCGTTACTATGTAA
- a CDS encoding XdhC family protein (Derived by automated computational analysis using gene prediction method: Protein Homology.), which yields MMLADDNVLAQAAAWVDAGCKVAIATVIETWGSAPRPVGSQLAVREDSTFVGSVSGGCIEGDVVTRALDAIQNETSEVLEYGVADAMAWEVGLACGGKIKIYLEPLTGT from the coding sequence ATGATGCTCGCAGACGATAACGTGCTGGCACAAGCAGCAGCCTGGGTGGATGCAGGATGTAAAGTGGCAATTGCCACCGTCATCGAAACTTGGGGCTCTGCACCACGTCCTGTCGGCAGTCAACTTGCCGTTCGTGAGGACTCTACCTTCGTAGGCTCCGTATCTGGCGGATGCATTGAAGGCGACGTCGTCACACGGGCCTTGGACGCCATTCAAAATGAAACATCCGAAGTTCTGGAATATGGAGTCGCCGACGCCATGGCGTGGGAGGTGGGGCTTGCATGCGGCGGTAAGATAAAAATCTATCTCGAACCACTCACGGGCACCTGA
- a CDS encoding xanthine dehydrogenase family protein subunit M (Derived by automated computational analysis using gene prediction method: Protein Homology.) encodes MYQFDYHRAESVAEAAELLSANDENTLLAGGQTLIPTLKQRLAMPATLVDIGNIADLNFIKAEGDAITIGAATKHADVASSPEVAKHLPSLAHLAAHIGDPAVRNRGTIGGSLANNDPAADYPAAALGLDAKIHTNKRLIDADPYFTGMFETALEEDEIITEVTFPHPEKAAYVKFPNPASRYAMVGVFVAKTAIDIRVAVTGAGADGVFRMKEMEDALGSNWSPDAVTGIKVPEDGLLSDLHGAADYRSHLISVMAGRAVAATM; translated from the coding sequence ATGTATCAGTTTGACTATCATCGCGCCGAGAGCGTCGCAGAAGCCGCAGAGCTTCTCTCCGCAAACGACGAAAACACACTGCTCGCGGGGGGACAAACCTTGATCCCGACGCTTAAGCAGCGCCTGGCCATGCCAGCAACGCTGGTCGATATAGGCAACATCGCCGACCTTAACTTCATCAAAGCCGAAGGGGATGCGATCACCATTGGTGCCGCCACCAAACATGCAGACGTCGCCTCCTCTCCAGAGGTCGCCAAGCATCTTCCTTCCCTCGCTCACTTGGCAGCCCATATAGGTGATCCGGCGGTGCGCAATCGCGGTACCATTGGCGGATCGCTCGCAAACAATGACCCCGCCGCAGACTATCCAGCGGCCGCTCTCGGCCTTGACGCGAAAATCCACACCAACAAGCGCCTCATCGATGCTGATCCCTATTTCACGGGCATGTTCGAAACCGCCTTGGAAGAAGATGAGATTATTACAGAGGTCACCTTTCCCCATCCGGAGAAAGCCGCTTACGTCAAATTCCCCAACCCAGCGTCCCGCTATGCCATGGTGGGCGTATTCGTCGCCAAAACGGCCATCGATATTCGGGTCGCTGTGACGGGTGCCGGCGCAGACGGTGTCTTCCGTATGAAAGAAATGGAAGACGCACTCGGCAGCAACTGGTCGCCCGACGCTGTTACGGGGATCAAGGTGCCAGAGGACGGTCTTCTCTCTGACCTCCATGGTGCCGCCGATTATCGCAGCCACCTTATCTCTGTGATGGCGGGACGTGCCGTCGCAGCCACCATGTGA
- a CDS encoding xanthine dehydrogenase family protein molybdopterin-binding subunit (Derived by automated computational analysis using gene prediction method: Protein Homology.), with protein MSTTGIGQAIRRKEDKRFITGAGRYTDDLNRPGQTYAYFLRSPHAHAKINGIDLTEAVAAPGVVSIFTGSDVAADGLGGLICGWTVHSKDGTEMKAGAHPILAEDTVRYVGDHVAMVVAETYSQAKSAAELIAVDYDILDAAADVGTAQDGSAPQVHVEAPNNTSFDWELGNKPETEAAFEKAAHIVKLDITNNRLIPNAMEPRAALADYDSGTDEYTLWTTSQNPHVARLVLSAFVGVAPEHKLRVIAPDVGGGFGSKIFIYAEETACAWASAKIKRPIKWTAERSESFLSDAHGRDHVSHAELAVADDGTFLGLRVQTKANLGAYLSTFASSVPTYLYGTLLSGQYALPAVYVEVDGVFTHTAPVDAYRGAGRPEATYLIERIVETAARELGFDPADLRRKNFIRTFPHQTPVIMNYDIGDYDACLDKALALIDYDTFSARKADAESRGKKRGIGFSTYIEACGLAPSAAVGSLGAGVGLWESAEVQVAPTGKIEVFTGAHSHGQGHETTFAQLVCERIGVPIEDVEIVHGDTGRVQFGMGTYGSRSGSVGMSALANALDKIEAKAKKIAAHLMEADAGDIELKDGVFTVAGTDKELAWAELALGAYTAHGFPTAEIEPGLKENAFYDPLNFTFPSGCHICEVEIDPDTGVTQIANFVAVDDFGVIVNPMIVEGQVQGGIAQGIGQALFEAAHYDETGQLITGSFMDYCMPRADDLPDFNLGFTQTDCPSNPMGMKGCGEAGAIASPPAVINAITDALGVREIEMPATPARVWAALAAPTLAAD; from the coding sequence ATGAGCACAACAGGAATTGGACAAGCCATCCGCCGTAAGGAAGACAAACGGTTCATCACAGGTGCCGGTCGATATACCGACGATCTGAACCGCCCCGGCCAAACCTATGCCTACTTTCTGCGAAGCCCTCATGCACATGCCAAAATCAATGGCATTGATCTGACAGAGGCAGTTGCGGCACCCGGTGTCGTGAGTATTTTCACTGGGTCTGACGTGGCTGCCGATGGCCTCGGTGGACTGATCTGCGGCTGGACCGTCCATTCAAAAGACGGCACTGAAATGAAGGCGGGAGCGCATCCGATCCTGGCCGAAGACACAGTGCGGTATGTGGGCGATCACGTTGCCATGGTTGTGGCAGAAACCTACAGCCAAGCAAAATCAGCCGCGGAACTTATCGCAGTCGACTATGATATTCTGGATGCTGCAGCCGACGTCGGCACGGCACAAGACGGGTCCGCACCACAGGTCCACGTCGAAGCACCTAACAATACGAGCTTCGACTGGGAGCTTGGGAACAAGCCGGAAACAGAGGCAGCTTTTGAAAAAGCTGCACACATTGTCAAACTGGACATCACCAACAACCGGCTGATCCCCAATGCCATGGAACCCCGCGCGGCCCTTGCGGACTACGATAGCGGCACCGATGAATACACGCTTTGGACGACAAGCCAGAACCCCCATGTCGCACGTCTCGTGCTATCCGCCTTTGTTGGGGTGGCGCCAGAACACAAATTGCGGGTCATTGCGCCCGACGTGGGTGGCGGTTTTGGATCCAAGATTTTTATCTACGCAGAAGAAACCGCGTGCGCCTGGGCATCTGCCAAGATCAAACGTCCTATCAAGTGGACAGCGGAACGCAGCGAGTCCTTTTTGTCAGACGCTCATGGACGAGATCATGTAAGCCACGCCGAACTGGCCGTCGCCGACGACGGCACCTTTCTGGGACTACGTGTCCAAACCAAAGCCAATCTGGGAGCCTACCTGTCGACATTCGCATCCTCCGTCCCAACATATCTCTATGGCACTCTGCTTTCGGGGCAGTACGCCCTGCCCGCCGTCTATGTTGAAGTGGACGGTGTCTTTACCCACACCGCCCCCGTAGACGCCTACCGTGGAGCTGGACGCCCTGAAGCAACTTATTTGATTGAACGGATCGTTGAGACTGCAGCGCGTGAGTTGGGTTTCGATCCAGCCGACCTCCGTCGCAAGAATTTCATTCGCACATTCCCGCATCAAACGCCCGTCATTATGAACTATGACATTGGTGATTACGACGCATGTCTCGACAAAGCACTGGCGCTGATCGACTATGATACCTTTTCCGCCCGGAAAGCAGACGCAGAGAGCCGAGGCAAAAAGCGGGGCATTGGCTTTTCTACCTATATTGAAGCTTGTGGCCTCGCTCCCTCCGCCGCCGTGGGCTCCCTCGGCGCAGGCGTCGGGCTTTGGGAAAGCGCTGAGGTACAGGTTGCACCGACAGGCAAGATCGAAGTCTTTACCGGCGCGCACAGCCACGGCCAGGGCCATGAAACAACCTTCGCCCAGCTTGTCTGCGAACGGATCGGCGTCCCCATTGAAGATGTCGAAATCGTTCATGGAGACACAGGCCGCGTGCAATTCGGCATGGGGACCTATGGGTCGAGATCCGGCTCCGTCGGCATGAGCGCATTGGCAAATGCGCTCGACAAGATTGAAGCGAAAGCCAAAAAGATTGCCGCACACCTGATGGAAGCAGATGCAGGTGACATAGAGCTAAAAGATGGTGTCTTTACCGTTGCCGGAACCGACAAAGAGCTCGCCTGGGCAGAACTCGCGCTTGGCGCCTATACCGCACACGGGTTCCCCACAGCTGAGATAGAACCGGGTCTGAAGGAAAACGCATTCTACGACCCGCTGAATTTCACCTTCCCGTCCGGCTGTCATATCTGCGAAGTCGAAATTGATCCAGATACGGGCGTGACGCAGATCGCCAATTTTGTCGCCGTGGATGATTTTGGCGTGATCGTGAATCCAATGATTGTGGAAGGTCAGGTTCAGGGCGGCATCGCCCAGGGCATCGGACAGGCGCTCTTTGAAGCCGCCCACTATGATGAAACGGGCCAGCTGATAACCGGCTCATTCATGGACTATTGCATGCCACGCGCCGATGACCTGCCCGACTTCAATTTGGGCTTTACCCAAACAGATTGTCCCTCAAACCCCATGGGAATGAAGGGCTGTGGCGAGGCCGGTGCAATCGCATCCCCCCCCGCCGTTATCAACGCCATCACAGACGCCCTGGGCGTCAGAGAAATTGAAATGCCAGCAACCCCCGCACGTGTGTGGGCGGCACTCGCCGCGCCAACACTCGCCGCTGATTGA
- a CDS encoding XdhC family protein (Derived by automated computational analysis using gene prediction method: Protein Homology.) yields MKQETLKHILSAQAAKQPIVLASNLETNEQLTLAPTTKGQPDWMIAAVETAVRSDKSRVIEAPDGSVWFFNVFNPSLRLIIVGAVHIAQPLARMGLEASYDVSVVDPREAFASADRFPNVTLVSEWPDKALQNLELDARTAVVTLTHDPKLDDPALHVALKSTAFYIGALGSKKTQAARQQRLTDTGFAETEIARICGPVGLNIGAKSPAEIAISILAEITLTLRQERS; encoded by the coding sequence ATGAAGCAGGAAACCCTGAAGCATATATTGAGCGCCCAGGCTGCGAAACAACCCATCGTGCTGGCATCAAACCTTGAGACGAATGAACAGCTGACACTCGCACCAACTACGAAAGGTCAGCCAGACTGGATGATCGCAGCCGTCGAAACGGCCGTTAGATCCGACAAGAGCCGCGTTATAGAAGCCCCAGATGGATCGGTCTGGTTTTTCAATGTCTTCAACCCATCCCTCCGCCTCATCATCGTCGGTGCCGTTCATATCGCGCAACCGCTTGCGCGCATGGGGCTGGAGGCCAGTTATGATGTGAGCGTTGTTGACCCGAGAGAAGCCTTCGCCTCCGCCGACCGATTTCCGAATGTTACGTTGGTCAGCGAATGGCCCGATAAGGCGCTTCAAAACCTAGAGTTGGATGCTCGGACCGCTGTCGTGACCCTCACGCACGACCCAAAATTGGATGACCCTGCCCTTCATGTCGCGTTGAAATCGACCGCTTTCTACATCGGTGCCCTTGGCAGCAAGAAGACGCAAGCGGCACGGCAACAACGCCTTACGGACACGGGCTTTGCCGAAACAGAAATCGCTCGCATCTGTGGACCAGTCGGCCTCAACATTGGCGCCAAAAGTCCAGCTGAAATCGCCATATCTATCCTTGCTGAAATAACGCTGACACTTCGCCAGGAGCGTTCATGA
- a CDS encoding MoxR family ATPase (Derived by automated computational analysis using gene prediction method: Protein Homology.) has translation MTISLPGSIDETAALLSSGAYVADRSLATVLFLALKMGRPLFLEGEAGVGKTEIAKVLASALGRKLIRLQCYEGLDTAAAVYEWNYQAQMIEIRLAEAQGVEDRGALAKDVFDDRFLIRRPLLQALQPDVNGPPVLLIDELDRTDEPFEAYLLEVLSDFQITIPEIGTIKAAEPPIVIVTSNRTREIHDALKRRCLYHWVDYPDAERELEIVRLKAPDAADDLSQQIVAFVQALRERDLYKQPGIAETLDWANALTQLNAVSLSESNINDTLGTLLKYQDDIAQVRGSDAAQILDELKTAAE, from the coding sequence ATGACCATTTCTCTTCCTGGCTCAATCGATGAGACAGCGGCTCTGCTGTCGAGTGGTGCCTATGTGGCAGACCGATCCCTCGCGACGGTCCTCTTTCTGGCACTTAAAATGGGGCGTCCGCTATTCCTGGAAGGCGAAGCTGGCGTCGGCAAGACAGAGATCGCAAAGGTGCTCGCAAGTGCACTCGGTCGGAAGCTCATCCGCCTGCAATGCTATGAGGGTCTCGACACCGCTGCGGCGGTCTATGAATGGAACTATCAGGCGCAGATGATTGAGATCCGCCTGGCCGAAGCGCAAGGTGTTGAAGACCGAGGCGCGCTCGCAAAAGACGTGTTTGATGACCGGTTTCTGATCCGGCGTCCCCTCTTACAGGCGCTACAGCCAGACGTGAACGGCCCACCGGTGCTGCTCATCGATGAACTCGACAGAACCGACGAACCGTTCGAAGCATACCTGCTGGAGGTACTCTCAGATTTCCAGATCACCATTCCGGAAATCGGAACCATCAAAGCAGCAGAACCGCCAATCGTGATCGTAACGTCCAATCGCACCCGCGAGATCCACGATGCACTGAAGCGCCGCTGCCTCTACCATTGGGTCGACTATCCAGACGCGGAAAGAGAGCTGGAGATTGTGCGCCTGAAAGCACCCGATGCTGCCGACGACCTGTCTCAGCAAATTGTCGCTTTTGTTCAGGCCTTGCGTGAGCGTGATCTCTATAAGCAGCCCGGCATTGCCGAAACGCTTGATTGGGCGAATGCGCTAACCCAGCTAAATGCCGTCTCACTGAGCGAGAGCAATATCAATGACACGCTTGGCACTCTTCTCAAGTATCAGGATGACATCGCCCAGGTACGCGGGTCCGACGCCGCACAAATTCTGGATGAACTGAAAACCGCGGCCGAATGA
- a CDS encoding VWA domain-containing protein (Derived by automated computational analysis using gene prediction method: Protein Homology.) — MTDSPGHIAENIAHFARVLRRAGVPVGPRQVIDAIEAVQMAGITSESDLYWALHTTLIHSQDMRDIFNQAFHVFWRDPRMLERMMAMMLPELATLPEEPEERTSRRLAEALLSQESTPLQDPEPDIEIDARETMSAAEILRTKDFEQMSAAEIADARKALSQLHLRHDSVLTRRTRPSSSGALIDMRSSLRASLRGGDIIPLKRRERRHRPPPLVVLCDISGSMSVYARTFLHFLHALTNDRDRVHTFLFGTRLTHVSRQLRHKDIDEALSAVSNTVEDWDGGTRVGETLRRFNVDWARRVLGQGATVLLVTDGLDRDGAEGLEPEIARLHRASRRLIWLNPLLRYDAFEPKALGIRTMLPHVDEFRPVHNLASLQHLVASLSAPNRIWPTAA; from the coding sequence ATGACAGACAGCCCGGGCCACATTGCCGAGAATATTGCACATTTCGCACGTGTGCTCCGTCGCGCTGGCGTGCCAGTCGGACCCCGTCAGGTGATTGATGCCATTGAGGCGGTACAGATGGCAGGCATCACATCAGAGAGTGATCTCTACTGGGCCCTTCACACGACGCTGATCCATAGCCAAGACATGCGGGACATATTCAATCAGGCATTCCATGTTTTTTGGCGCGATCCCAGAATGCTCGAGCGCATGATGGCGATGATGCTTCCAGAACTCGCAACCCTACCAGAGGAACCAGAAGAGCGAACGAGCCGCAGGCTCGCAGAAGCATTGCTCAGTCAAGAATCCACGCCACTCCAGGACCCAGAACCAGACATCGAAATTGATGCCAGGGAAACCATGTCGGCCGCAGAGATCCTGCGTACAAAGGACTTCGAACAGATGAGCGCCGCTGAAATTGCTGACGCGCGGAAAGCCCTCTCACAGCTGCACCTGCGCCATGACAGTGTCCTCACCCGCAGGACACGTCCCTCCTCAAGCGGCGCACTTATTGACATGCGTTCGTCCCTGCGCGCCTCGCTGCGAGGTGGTGACATAATTCCACTTAAGCGACGCGAACGCAGGCACCGTCCGCCACCGCTTGTTGTCCTCTGCGATATTTCCGGTTCCATGAGTGTCTATGCCAGAACATTTCTTCACTTCCTCCACGCCCTCACCAATGACAGAGACCGAGTCCACACATTCTTGTTTGGCACACGTCTAACTCATGTTTCACGCCAACTTCGCCACAAAGACATCGACGAAGCCCTGTCTGCTGTTTCGAACACCGTCGAAGACTGGGATGGAGGGACGCGTGTCGGCGAAACACTCAGACGTTTTAATGTGGATTGGGCGCGAAGGGTACTGGGCCAGGGAGCGACGGTACTCCTCGTCACAGACGGTCTGGACAGAGACGGTGCCGAGGGCCTGGAGCCTGAAATCGCCCGCCTTCATCGCGCCAGCCGCAGGTTAATATGGCTTAATCCGCTACTCCGCTATGATGCATTTGAACCCAAAGCCCTTGGTATCCGAACCATGCTACCCCATGTGGATGAATTCAGACCCGTCCACAACCTGGCGTCTCTGCAACACCTTGTGGCATCCTTGAGTGCCCCCAATCGAATCTGGCCGACAGCAGCATGA
- a CDS encoding (2Fe-2S)-binding protein (Derived by automated computational analysis using gene prediction method: Protein Homology.) produces the protein MALVSMTVNGKPVSGEVEGRTLLVQFIRENLSLTGTHVGCDTSQCGACVIHMDGKAVKACTMLALQAEGSTITTIEGLAKGDDLHPVQKAFKENHGLQCGFCTPGMIMTAVDMIDRIPNLDEKTVRAELEGNICRCTGYQNIVKSILDAAETAHA, from the coding sequence ATGGCTCTCGTCTCTATGACAGTCAACGGCAAACCAGTATCGGGTGAAGTCGAAGGCCGCACTCTATTGGTCCAATTCATACGTGAAAACCTCAGCCTCACCGGCACACATGTCGGTTGCGACACAAGCCAATGCGGTGCCTGTGTCATCCACATGGATGGCAAAGCGGTGAAGGCTTGTACGATGCTCGCACTGCAAGCGGAAGGCAGCACCATCACAACCATTGAAGGGTTGGCAAAGGGTGATGATCTCCACCCCGTCCAAAAGGCATTCAAAGAAAACCATGGGCTCCAGTGTGGTTTCTGCACACCGGGCATGATCATGACGGCTGTTGATATGATCGACCGGATTCCAAACCTGGATGAGAAAACAGTCCGCGCGGAACTTGAAGGTAATATCTGCCGCTGTACCGGCTACCAAAACATTGTGAAATCTATTCTGGACGCTGCTGAAACCGCACACGCCTGA